A single Apodemus sylvaticus chromosome 20, mApoSyl1.1, whole genome shotgun sequence DNA region contains:
- the Mgat4c gene encoding alpha-1,3-mannosyl-glycoprotein 4-beta-N-acetylglucosaminyltransferase C: MLKFYQMKYIFQILDKMRCLRKRSTVSFLGVLVVFLLFMNLYIEDSYVLEGDKQLIRETSTHQLNSERYVHTFKDLSNFSGTINVTYRYLAATPLQRKRYLTIGLSSVKRKKGNYLLETIKSIFEQSSYEELKEISVVVHLADFNSSWRDTMVQDITQKFAHHIIAGRLMVIHAPEEYYPVLDGLKRNYNDPEDRVRFRSKQNVDYAFLLNFCANTSDYYVMLEDDVRCSRNFLTAIKKVIASLEGTYWVTLEFSKLGYIGKLYHSHDLPRLAHFLLMFYQEMPCDWLLTHFRGLLAQKNVIRFKPSLFQHMGYYSSYKGTENKLKDDDFEEESFDIPDNPPASLYTNMNVFENYEASKAYSSVDEYFWGKPPSIGDTFVIVFENPITIKKIKVNTGTEDRQNDILHHGALDVGEKLIFRKQIRQCDTYLRLGEFKNGYFEMSDVNQKIPFDIHCVRICVTKSQKEWLIIRSISIWTS, translated from the exons AtgcttaaattttatcaaatgaaatatatttttcaaatattggATAAAATGAGATGCTTGCGAAAACGTTCTACAGTATCATTCCTAGGagttcttgttgtttttctacTATTCATGAACTTGTACATTGAAGATAGCTATGTTCTG gaAGGTGACAAGCAACTTATAAGGGAAACATCAACGCATCAACTAAATTCTGAACGCTATGTTCACACTTTCAAGGATTTATCTAACTTCTCAGGAACCATAAATGTCACCTATCGTTACCTGGCTGCCACACCTTTACAGAGAAAAC GATATCTCACAATTGGACTTTCATCAGTGAAacgaaaaaaaggaaattatttacTTGAGACAATCAAGTCAATTTTTGAACAGTCCAGCtatgaagaactaaaggaaattTCAGTGGTAGTGCATCTAGCTGACTTCAATTCATCATGGCGTGATACCATGGTCCAAGACATTACACAGAAATTTGCCCATCATATTATTGCAGGAAGATTAATGGTTATACATGCTCCTGAAGAGTATTATCCAGTTCTGGATGGTCTTAAAAGAAATTACAATGACCCAGAAGATAGAGTCAGATTTCGCTCTAAGCAAAATGTAGATTATGCCTTTCTGCTAAATTTCTGTGCCAATACTTCTGACTATTATGTAATGCTTGAAGATGATGTCCGGTGTTCCAGAAATTTCTTAACTGCCATCAAGAAAGTCATTGCATCCTTAGAAGGAACATACTGGGTAACTCTTGAGTTCTCTAAACTTGGCTACATCGGTAAACTCTATCATTCTCATGATCTCCCACGTCTGGCTCATTTCTTACTAATGTTTTATCAAGAAATGCCATGTGATTGGCTATTGACTCATTTCCGAGGGCTGCTGGCTCAGAAAAATGTGATTCGATTTAAACCTTCTCTCTTTCAGCACATGGGGTATTATTCATCCTATAAAGGAACAGAGAATAAACTGAAGGATGATGACTTCGAAGAGGAGTCATTTGACATCCCTGATAACCCCCCAGCAAGCCTCTATACCAACATGAATGTCTTTGAAAACTATGAAGCAAGCAAGGCATACAGTAGTGTGGATGAGTACTTTTGGGGAAAGCCACCTTCCATAGGAGATACGTTCGTTATTGTATTTGAAAATCcaattacaattaaaaaaattaaagtgaataCTGGAACAGAAGATCGGCAGAATGACATTTTACATCATGGAGCCCTAGATGTTGGGGAAAAActtatttttagaaaacaaataagacaatgTGACACTTACTTAAGACTAGGGGAATTCAAAAATGGATACTTTGAAATGTCAGATGTGAATCAAAAAATTCCCTTTGACATACATTGCGTGAGAATATGTGTCACCAAATCGCAGAAAGAATGGCTGATTATCAGGAGCATCAGCATTTGGACTTCCTAG